The following are encoded together in the Gilvimarinus sp. DA14 genome:
- a CDS encoding tetratricopeptide repeat protein, with translation MNLLSLRFFLLLGLACVSLGCANQALVGLLAKPDPQLVEVAKLQPEDTQTQVRYPPTAVMALTQQMQAYAEQAVAGLKGDDRKVKALHHALIAPPAAGGLGISYQPLATLTAAQVFARREANCLSFSLLFVAMARYVGLAASLNDVQVPPTWAMNNERVQFMRHVNVKVDLRFSTDDIVVDLDMRNYRPYYPQTLIRDETAIAQYYNNLAMTMEPGDTASPRKLALMRLAISLADEQSYLWNNLATLYWRMGLPRTAEALYLQAAHINPEDLTVVWNLSEFYRSQHRYELAEALLQVVENYRDSNPYYQYRLAGVYFSEANYEQAARRIEAAIDKQPEETRFYRLAADIYEQMGLTRKQRQAQQQF, from the coding sequence ATGAATCTTCTTTCGCTGCGGTTTTTCCTGTTATTGGGGCTGGCGTGCGTCAGTCTTGGTTGTGCCAATCAGGCTCTTGTTGGGTTATTGGCAAAACCCGATCCGCAGCTGGTTGAAGTGGCAAAATTGCAGCCCGAGGACACACAAACGCAAGTTCGCTACCCGCCCACAGCGGTAATGGCGCTAACACAGCAAATGCAGGCCTATGCTGAACAGGCTGTGGCGGGGTTAAAAGGCGACGATCGTAAAGTCAAAGCTCTTCATCATGCGTTAATAGCCCCACCGGCTGCCGGCGGCCTGGGGATTTCCTATCAGCCCCTGGCCACCCTGACGGCTGCCCAAGTATTCGCCCGGCGCGAGGCGAACTGCCTTAGCTTCTCGCTGTTGTTTGTCGCTATGGCGAGGTACGTAGGTTTGGCCGCCAGCCTCAACGATGTGCAGGTGCCGCCAACTTGGGCGATGAACAATGAGCGGGTGCAGTTTATGCGGCATGTAAATGTTAAAGTAGACCTGCGTTTTAGCACCGACGATATAGTGGTCGACCTGGACATGCGGAACTATCGTCCCTATTACCCGCAGACATTGATTCGTGACGAGACGGCCATCGCGCAGTACTACAACAACCTGGCTATGACAATGGAGCCGGGCGATACGGCGTCGCCGCGCAAGTTGGCGCTAATGCGTTTGGCCATTTCGCTGGCGGATGAGCAGAGCTATTTGTGGAATAATCTGGCGACGCTGTACTGGCGAATGGGGCTGCCCCGCACGGCTGAGGCGCTGTATTTACAGGCAGCGCACATTAACCCGGAAGATTTAACCGTAGTCTGGAATTTGAGTGAGTTCTATCGTTCGCAGCACCGCTATGAACTGGCCGAGGCTCTGCTGCAAGTGGTAGAAAATTACCGCGACAGTAACCCCTATTACCAATACCGGTTGGCCGGGGTGTATTTCTCTGAGGCGAACTACGAACAGGCGGCCCGGCGGATTGAAGCGGCAATTGATAAACAGCCAGAAGAGACACGCTTTTATCGTCTGGCGGCAGATATCTATGAGCAGATGGGACTGACCCGCAAACAACGGCAGGCTCAACAACAGTTTTGA
- a CDS encoding endonuclease/exonuclease/phosphatase family protein, translated as MTTLAVRSFTLGLGLWLASGALWAPAENLSDEQAGLTDYAATPELCHRALRNSRAQLYDDDYAMPAAVSLLSWNIYKAQRENLLPDLTALSSDVDILLLQEALLSERLSRLKPYWRFAPGYSTDEAQTGVMTLSAWPASVHCRFEHTEPWLRTPKATSIVEYVLADGRRLLAVNIHAINFELGTSAYQQQLQDALEIVAAHEGPVILAGDLNSWSDSRRELLNHLFEPVGLTPAVFAEDNRTQAFGMALDHVWTRGVSISAAEVPVYQSSDHNPLLVSMEFNQRSDHVAQD; from the coding sequence ATGACAACATTAGCGGTTAGGTCTTTTACCCTTGGCCTCGGGTTATGGTTGGCCAGCGGGGCTCTGTGGGCGCCAGCGGAAAATTTATCCGATGAGCAGGCGGGCTTAACCGATTATGCCGCCACCCCCGAGCTATGTCACCGGGCGCTGCGCAACAGTCGCGCTCAGCTGTACGACGATGACTACGCCATGCCTGCAGCCGTCAGTTTGCTGAGCTGGAACATCTACAAGGCGCAGCGCGAAAACTTATTGCCCGATCTGACGGCGTTGAGCAGCGATGTGGATATCCTGCTGTTGCAGGAGGCGCTGTTAAGCGAGCGGCTATCGCGCCTTAAGCCCTACTGGCGCTTTGCCCCGGGTTACAGCACCGACGAAGCGCAAACCGGTGTCATGACTCTAAGCGCCTGGCCCGCCAGTGTGCACTGTCGTTTTGAGCACACCGAGCCCTGGTTGAGAACGCCTAAAGCCACCAGTATTGTCGAGTATGTGCTGGCCGACGGACGCCGCCTGTTGGCCGTTAATATTCACGCCATTAATTTCGAGCTGGGTACCAGCGCCTATCAGCAGCAATTGCAGGACGCGCTCGAAATAGTCGCAGCCCACGAGGGGCCGGTGATTCTGGCGGGAGACCTCAACAGTTGGAGCGACAGCCGTCGCGAGCTGCTTAATCACTTGTTCGAGCCGGTGGGCTTAACGCCTGCGGTATTTGCCGAGGATAACCGCACCCAGGCCTTCGGTATGGCGCTGGATCACGTCTGGACGCGCGGTGTGTCCATCAGCGCCGCCGAGGTGCCCGTGTACCAAAGCTCAGATCACAACCCACTGCTGGTGAGCATGGAGTTTAATCAAAGGAGCGATCATGTTGCGCAAGATTAG
- a CDS encoding DUF5329 domain-containing protein: MLRKISVYFFSLFISIAACAASDEEEIQYLIDFVAESGVTFIRNGSEHSAREAAEHLQMKYNRASRYAKDAEGFIDNLASKSSITRRPYQVVLADGTMLNASDWLYSALRQYRAQADSEAAP, translated from the coding sequence ATGTTGCGCAAGATTAGTGTGTATTTTTTCAGTTTATTTATCAGTATTGCCGCCTGCGCCGCGAGCGATGAAGAAGAGATCCAGTATTTGATCGACTTTGTTGCCGAAAGTGGGGTGACCTTTATTCGCAATGGCAGTGAGCACTCGGCTCGAGAAGCGGCGGAGCATTTGCAAATGAAATATAACCGCGCCAGCCGCTATGCCAAAGACGCGGAGGGTTTTATCGATAACCTCGCCAGTAAAAGCTCTATTACTCGCCGCCCTTACCAGGTCGTATTGGCGGATGGCACCATGCTCAATGCCAGCGATTGGCTGTACAGTGCGCTGCGCCAATACCGCGCGCAAGCCGATAGCGAGGCGGCGCCCTGA
- a CDS encoding DUF6635 family protein, producing MSPRAEQHLLDAIDRGIAQYFAQRRDAIPLFVCQHFRYPGAWSTNRRALGWDLLRAPLNLLWAPFYLLSQLLAWLLHQAGLNSVARLLRKMPSGLQTQVQAYLMAQTQRQLLGLGDGASPLRDAIAQTIVADENLGRLSTEQEQHLHKALVDALSQYALTRTATADIGNTLVATIAGAFTLQKFTPGGLAIGAVLAGVVANRLAVADFFLGPWLGSWYYALFPAEPETALLVLSTASVMALFAVFACFSGLISDPLQALLGIHQRRLEKMLYSLERDMRSRTTGGFRPKDAYLARIMDIVDAARMGLR from the coding sequence ATGAGTCCGCGCGCAGAGCAGCATCTGCTCGATGCCATTGATCGAGGGATAGCGCAGTATTTTGCCCAGCGGCGCGACGCCATTCCCCTCTTTGTGTGTCAGCATTTTCGCTACCCGGGTGCCTGGAGCACCAATCGCCGGGCGCTGGGGTGGGATTTGTTGCGCGCGCCGCTCAATTTGCTCTGGGCGCCGTTTTACCTCCTTAGTCAGCTTCTTGCCTGGCTGTTGCACCAAGCGGGACTTAACTCCGTCGCGCGTTTGCTGCGTAAAATGCCGAGCGGTCTGCAGACCCAGGTGCAGGCGTATTTGATGGCGCAAACACAACGTCAGCTGCTGGGACTGGGTGATGGGGCCAGCCCGCTGCGCGATGCTATCGCCCAAACAATAGTCGCCGATGAAAATCTGGGCCGGTTGAGCACAGAACAGGAGCAGCACCTGCACAAGGCGCTGGTAGATGCCCTGTCGCAATACGCCTTGACCCGAACCGCTACAGCTGACATCGGCAACACCCTGGTAGCGACTATTGCCGGCGCCTTTACCCTGCAAAAGTTTACCCCCGGCGGTTTAGCCATAGGTGCGGTATTGGCGGGGGTGGTCGCCAATCGGTTGGCGGTGGCGGATTTTTTTCTCGGCCCCTGGCTTGGCAGCTGGTATTACGCGTTGTTTCCCGCCGAGCCTGAGACGGCCTTGTTGGTGTTATCCACCGCCAGTGTCATGGCGTTGTTTGCGGTCTTTGCCTGTTTTTCAGGGTTGATTTCTGACCCGCTACAGGCGCTGTTGGGAATACATCAAAGGCGCTTGGAGAAAATGCTTTACAGTCTGGAGCGGGATATGCGCAGTCGCACCACAGGCGGCTTTCGCCCCAAAGACGCCTACCTTGCCCGTATTATGGATATTGTCGATGCCGCGCGTATGGGGCTGCGCTGA
- a CDS encoding AI-2E family transporter encodes MHDLQEKLETRSFLGLLLLVSAAFLWILKPFFGPVFWACALAIIFYPAQTRFLKSLQHRPNIQALITLMMCLLIVILPVIFLVSSVVAQAAELYQRIESGELNLGKYIEQFQNNFPLLQQTLERFGVNFDDLKKQTMNFAMNSGKFIAQYTFNIGSNAFKFVLDFCLMLYLTFFFLRDGSWLKELMIRALPMGDTRERLLFAKFAEVTRATVKGNLVVAMVQGALGGVIFWILGIPAALLWAVVMAFASLLPAVGAAIIWGPVAIYLLATGSYIQGLVLVAFGGGVIGLVDNLLRPILVGRDTKLPDYLVLLSTLGGMALFGINGFVIGPLIAALFIAFWGIFMREINVREKPEELPAPVENDQQPSELGQQRED; translated from the coding sequence ATGCACGACTTGCAAGAAAAACTCGAAACCCGATCTTTCCTCGGCCTCTTGCTGTTGGTGTCGGCGGCCTTTTTATGGATTTTAAAGCCCTTTTTTGGCCCGGTATTCTGGGCCTGCGCGCTGGCCATTATTTTTTACCCGGCGCAGACACGGTTTCTTAAATCCTTGCAACACAGGCCCAATATCCAGGCGCTGATTACCCTGATGATGTGCCTGCTTATCGTCATCCTCCCGGTCATTTTTCTGGTCAGTTCAGTGGTTGCTCAAGCGGCTGAGCTCTACCAGCGCATCGAGTCCGGTGAGTTAAATCTCGGCAAATATATCGAGCAGTTTCAAAACAATTTTCCGCTGCTGCAACAAACCCTGGAGCGCTTTGGCGTTAACTTTGACGATTTAAAAAAGCAGACCATGAACTTTGCCATGAACAGTGGCAAATTTATCGCCCAGTACACCTTTAATATCGGCTCCAACGCCTTTAAATTTGTGCTCGACTTCTGCCTCATGCTGTATCTGACCTTCTTTTTCCTGCGCGATGGCAGCTGGCTAAAAGAGCTGATGATTCGCGCCCTACCCATGGGCGACACTCGCGAGCGCCTGCTGTTCGCCAAGTTCGCCGAAGTGACCCGCGCCACAGTAAAAGGCAATTTGGTGGTCGCCATGGTACAGGGCGCTCTGGGCGGTGTTATTTTTTGGATTCTGGGCATTCCCGCCGCGCTGTTGTGGGCGGTGGTAATGGCGTTTGCGTCGCTGTTGCCCGCTGTTGGCGCGGCCATTATTTGGGGCCCGGTAGCCATTTATCTGCTGGCGACCGGCTCCTACATTCAGGGGCTGGTGTTGGTCGCCTTTGGCGGCGGCGTCATTGGCCTGGTGGACAATTTGCTACGCCCCATACTGGTGGGCCGCGACACCAAACTGCCGGACTATCTGGTACTGCTTTCCACCCTGGGCGGTATGGCGCTGTTTGGTATTAACGGCTTTGTGATTGGCCCGCTAATCGCCGCTTTGTTTATCGCTTTTTGGGGCATTTTTATGCGCGAGATTAACGTGCGGGAAAAGCCTGAGGAGTTGCCAGCGCCAGTTGAAAATGACCAGCAGCCAAGCGAACTAGGACAGCAGCGCGAAGACTGA
- a CDS encoding DUF805 domain-containing protein, translating into MEYYVQAFKQFADFDGRWNRTQYWMFFLINFLIALAVGVVAGIIGLSILSTLYALVLFIPSLSAAVRRMRDSGRSPWWVLVGLIPVIGWIILIVLLAQPTQSA; encoded by the coding sequence ATGGAATACTACGTTCAAGCGTTTAAACAGTTTGCGGATTTTGACGGGCGCTGGAATCGCACCCAGTACTGGATGTTCTTTTTAATCAATTTCTTAATTGCCCTGGCAGTCGGTGTAGTCGCAGGCATTATCGGGTTGTCCATTCTAAGCACGCTTTACGCCCTGGTGCTGTTTATCCCCTCGTTGTCGGCGGCGGTGCGGCGCATGCGCGACTCCGGCCGATCGCCCTGGTGGGTTTTGGTAGGGCTTATTCCGGTGATCGGTTGGATTATCCTGATTGTGCTCTTGGCACAACCAACTCAATCTGCCTAA
- a CDS encoding beta-N-acetylhexosaminidase, translating into MRILLALAITCTLAGCGSTQSDPQSSREPSQAAKPSEQLALVPYPSSVEVAGGQFTLTNRVHIEAADGSETSLPALQRLLAQLDITDSDTAPSQIELIRVQEPELGDEGYRLLIDSQISISANTDAGLFYGVQTLRQLLPTEVQAEYTLPMVAITDVPAFAWRGNMLDVARSFLPTDYLKSHIDRMARFKLNRLHLHLSDDQGWRIAINKYPKLTQVGGASAVEGGRSGFYTQAEMSDLVAYAQARQVTLVPEIDLPGHTQAALASYNELACDDVTNLSTYSGLEVGFSKLCLTKPEVIYPWVEDVLSEIVELFPSEYIHIGGDEIKDPLYPEFIARATQIVDELGRTAIAWEEGSVADNDPDVLLQLWNDEYDIQPALDRGHQLILSPCSYSYFDHGNYAGQPQTYDWCRKEGVPLERAYSLDTNAFGAAVGVESAMWSELVHTDAAADNRLWPRLAVSAELGWSQASQRDYQQFTDRLSKLRPQLDALGIQYYQAPELGW; encoded by the coding sequence ATGAGAATTCTTCTGGCTTTAGCCATCACCTGCACTCTCGCGGGCTGTGGCAGTACCCAATCAGACCCCCAAAGCTCGCGCGAGCCGAGCCAAGCTGCCAAGCCAAGCGAGCAATTGGCGCTGGTCCCCTACCCAAGTTCAGTAGAAGTCGCCGGCGGCCAGTTCACCCTTACCAATCGCGTTCATATAGAAGCCGCCGACGGCAGCGAAACCTCACTACCCGCGCTACAGCGCCTGCTGGCACAGCTGGACATCACTGACAGCGACACCGCCCCGAGCCAAATAGAATTAATCCGAGTGCAAGAGCCTGAGCTTGGCGATGAAGGCTATCGCCTGCTGATCGACTCGCAGATTAGCATCAGCGCCAACACAGATGCCGGCCTGTTTTATGGCGTGCAGACTCTGCGCCAGTTGCTGCCCACCGAAGTGCAAGCCGAGTACACCTTACCGATGGTCGCTATTACCGATGTGCCAGCCTTTGCCTGGCGCGGCAATATGCTGGACGTCGCGCGCAGCTTTTTACCCACCGACTATTTAAAGTCACACATTGATCGTATGGCTCGTTTTAAACTCAACCGCTTGCACCTGCATTTAAGTGACGACCAGGGCTGGCGCATTGCCATTAACAAATACCCCAAGCTCACCCAAGTGGGAGGTGCCAGCGCGGTAGAGGGCGGGCGCTCAGGCTTTTACACTCAGGCTGAAATGAGCGATCTGGTCGCCTATGCCCAAGCGCGCCAGGTAACCCTGGTGCCAGAGATTGATCTGCCCGGCCACACCCAGGCGGCGCTGGCCTCATACAATGAACTGGCCTGCGATGACGTAACCAACCTGTCTACTTACTCGGGTTTGGAAGTGGGCTTTAGCAAGCTGTGCTTGACCAAGCCAGAGGTAATATACCCCTGGGTAGAAGACGTGCTGAGCGAGATAGTAGAGCTGTTCCCCTCGGAATATATCCACATTGGCGGCGATGAAATTAAAGACCCGCTCTACCCCGAGTTTATTGCCCGCGCCACGCAAATTGTGGATGAACTGGGGCGCACCGCCATCGCCTGGGAAGAGGGTTCGGTCGCCGACAATGATCCCGACGTACTTCTTCAGCTGTGGAACGACGAATACGATATTCAACCGGCGCTAGATCGCGGCCATCAGTTAATTCTCTCGCCCTGCAGTTACAGCTATTTTGATCACGGCAACTATGCCGGTCAGCCGCAAACCTACGACTGGTGCCGCAAAGAGGGTGTCCCCTTAGAACGCGCCTACAGTCTGGACACTAACGCGTTTGGCGCCGCCGTTGGGGTTGAGTCGGCCATGTGGTCCGAACTAGTCCACACCGACGCCGCAGCCGACAACCGCCTCTGGCCGCGCTTGGCAGTCTCCGCTGAGCTGGGCTGGAGCCAGGCGTCGCAGCGCGATTACCAGCAGTTTACCGATCGCCTTAGCAAGCTGCGCCCACAGCTGGACGCCTTGGGTATACAGTACTATCAGGCACCGGAACTCGGCTGGTAA
- a CDS encoding tryptophan halogenase family protein — MGEQTTPIKRFVIVGGGTAGWIAATTLGRIFQHSDVSIELVESEQVGVIGVGEATVPLFVDFLRRSGIDEADFIRRTQATFKWGIEFVDWRRQGESYLHTFGDIGRSIDGHDFYQIWLKARAQGDPTPLLDHSPEAVLASQNKFYLPFKAAGTPLANVRYALHLDATLVSRYLSEYAQSLGVKRTVGHVQEVQKNDAGYIQSLRLEGGQRIEGEFFIDCSGFQGLLIEQSLNAGYESWSRYLPCDRAVTVPSAKAAVTTAHTIATARAAGWSWRIPLQQRHGNGYVYASKFIGDEQAARELLASLDTEPLAEPRVIPFTSGIRRKVWDKNCLALGLAQGFLEPLESTAIHLVSKSLAHFIRFFPGTDCSERLQREFNRRLYQDYCEIRDFLVLHYCTTERSDTPFWRACQQMEMPDSLADKLSLFREQGNLLPGVEDFFQPSSWQMVLTGMGVMPAHYNRTVDALDYSALARSLAAGKEAIGKAAAMQPSHDEFINTYCKAELRE; from the coding sequence ATGGGCGAACAGACTACACCAATTAAACGATTCGTTATTGTCGGCGGTGGCACAGCGGGTTGGATTGCGGCCACCACGCTGGGGCGAATTTTCCAGCACAGCGATGTCAGCATTGAGCTGGTGGAATCTGAACAGGTGGGGGTGATTGGTGTAGGCGAGGCCACGGTGCCGCTGTTTGTGGATTTTTTGCGCCGCTCGGGTATCGACGAGGCTGATTTTATTCGCCGCACCCAGGCGACTTTTAAATGGGGAATTGAATTTGTCGACTGGCGCCGCCAGGGCGAAAGCTATTTGCACACTTTTGGCGATATTGGCCGCAGCATCGATGGCCACGATTTTTATCAAATTTGGCTCAAGGCCCGCGCCCAAGGGGACCCAACACCGCTGTTGGATCATTCCCCCGAGGCTGTGCTGGCCTCGCAAAATAAATTCTATTTACCGTTTAAAGCCGCCGGCACGCCGCTGGCCAATGTTCGCTACGCCCTGCATCTGGATGCCACCTTAGTCAGCCGCTACCTGAGCGAGTACGCGCAAAGCCTGGGGGTAAAGCGCACCGTGGGGCATGTGCAAGAGGTGCAGAAAAATGATGCTGGCTATATCCAAAGTCTGCGACTTGAAGGTGGCCAGCGTATCGAGGGCGAATTTTTTATCGACTGCTCGGGGTTTCAGGGGCTGTTAATAGAGCAGAGCTTGAACGCCGGGTACGAAAGCTGGTCACGCTACTTGCCCTGTGATCGCGCCGTGACTGTTCCCTCAGCTAAGGCTGCGGTAACGACCGCCCATACTATCGCCACCGCTCGTGCGGCCGGCTGGAGTTGGCGTATTCCCTTGCAGCAGCGCCATGGCAATGGCTATGTCTATGCCAGTAAATTTATTGGTGATGAACAGGCCGCGCGCGAATTGCTGGCCTCGCTGGATACCGAGCCTTTGGCCGAGCCGCGGGTTATTCCATTTACCTCCGGCATAAGACGTAAAGTGTGGGATAAAAATTGTCTCGCGCTGGGCTTGGCGCAGGGCTTTCTGGAGCCGTTGGAATCGACAGCGATTCACTTGGTGTCAAAGTCTTTAGCGCACTTTATTCGCTTTTTTCCCGGCACTGACTGTAGTGAGCGTTTACAGCGCGAATTTAACCGACGCCTGTATCAGGACTACTGTGAAATCCGCGACTTTTTGGTATTGCATTACTGCACCACCGAGCGCAGTGACACGCCTTTCTGGCGTGCCTGCCAGCAAATGGAGATGCCGGATTCGCTAGCGGATAAATTGAGCCTGTTTCGCGAACAGGGTAATTTATTGCCGGGGGTAGAGGACTTTTTCCAGCCCAGTAGCTGGCAAATGGTGTTAACCGGCATGGGGGTCATGCCGGCCCACTACAACCGCACCGTAGATGCTCTGGATTATTCCGCTTTGGCCCGTTCGCTGGCCGCCGGTAAAGAGGCAATTGGCAAAGCCGCCGCCATGCAACCGAGCCACGATGAGTTTATCAACACCTACTGCAAGGCAGAGCTAAGGGAGTGA
- the dxs gene encoding 1-deoxy-D-xylulose-5-phosphate synthase: MLNKIPTTRPSTPTLDTIESPADLRELSEKELPLLADELRAFLLYSVGQTGGHFGAGLGVVELTIALHYIYNTPEDRLVWDVGHQTYPHKILTGRREQLLTMRQAGGLSGFPKRDESEYDTFGVGHSSTSISAALGMALAGDDRKCAAIIGDGAMTAGMAFEALNHAAHTDADMLVILNDNNMSISPNVGGLATYLSKIWGSKFYNSLREGSKQVLTKIPSAWEFAKRTEEHFKGFVSPGTLFEEMGFNYVGPIDGHDMSSLVRYLRNLRGVKGPKLLHIITQKGKGFEPAEQDPVGYHALNKLEPSPKKPVPNRPKYQDIFGRWLCDMAALEPRLIGITPAMCEGSGMVEFARDYPERFYDVAIAEQHAVTLAAGFACEGKKPVVAIYSTFLQRAYDQLIHDVALQNLDVTFAIDRAGLVGEDGATHAGSFDITFLRCIPNMVIAAPSDENECRQLLYTCYQHRGPSAVRYPRGRGPGAQVHSAMNALPMGKGVIKREGTGAAILCFGTLGAVARQVADKLGLTLCDMRFVKPLDTKLIESMHKRHKLLVTLEENAIAGGAGSAVAEYLSAAGIITPLLQLGLADEFVSHASQADQMASQGLDAEGIEKAIDRRLGELAALDQNKLAP; encoded by the coding sequence ATGCTGAACAAAATACCGACCACACGCCCGTCCACACCGACGCTGGACACCATAGAGTCACCGGCGGATCTGCGCGAGCTCAGTGAAAAAGAGCTGCCACTGCTGGCGGACGAGTTGCGGGCGTTTTTACTCTACAGCGTGGGGCAAACCGGCGGCCACTTCGGCGCGGGCCTGGGCGTGGTAGAGCTGACCATCGCCCTGCACTACATCTATAACACTCCCGAAGACCGCCTTGTGTGGGACGTGGGCCACCAGACCTATCCGCATAAAATTCTCACCGGCCGTCGCGAACAATTGCTCACCATGCGTCAGGCGGGCGGACTGTCTGGCTTTCCCAAGCGCGACGAAAGCGAGTACGACACCTTCGGCGTGGGCCATTCCAGTACATCAATCAGTGCAGCACTGGGCATGGCTCTGGCCGGCGATGACCGCAAGTGCGCCGCCATTATCGGTGACGGCGCCATGACCGCGGGCATGGCCTTTGAGGCGCTCAACCACGCCGCCCACACCGACGCCGACATGCTGGTGATTCTCAATGACAACAATATGTCTATCTCGCCCAATGTGGGCGGGCTCGCGACTTATCTGTCGAAAATCTGGGGTAGCAAGTTTTATAACTCGCTGCGCGAAGGCAGCAAACAGGTACTGACCAAAATCCCCTCGGCGTGGGAATTTGCCAAGCGCACCGAAGAGCACTTTAAAGGCTTTGTTTCGCCGGGCACCTTGTTTGAAGAAATGGGCTTTAACTATGTGGGCCCCATCGACGGCCACGATATGTCATCGCTGGTGCGCTATTTGCGCAACTTGCGTGGAGTAAAAGGCCCCAAGCTGCTGCACATTATCACCCAGAAGGGCAAAGGTTTTGAGCCCGCCGAGCAAGATCCGGTGGGCTACCACGCGCTCAATAAACTCGAACCCAGCCCCAAAAAGCCGGTGCCCAACCGGCCTAAATATCAAGATATTTTCGGCCGTTGGCTGTGCGATATGGCCGCCCTTGAGCCGCGCCTAATCGGTATCACCCCGGCAATGTGCGAAGGTTCAGGGATGGTGGAGTTTGCCCGCGACTACCCCGAGCGCTTCTACGATGTCGCCATCGCCGAGCAGCACGCGGTGACCCTGGCCGCGGGTTTTGCCTGTGAAGGAAAGAAACCGGTGGTGGCCATCTATTCCACCTTTTTGCAGCGCGCCTATGACCAGTTAATTCACGATGTCGCGCTGCAAAACCTGGATGTAACCTTTGCCATCGACCGCGCCGGCCTGGTGGGTGAAGACGGCGCCACCCATGCAGGTAGTTTTGACATTACCTTTTTGCGCTGTATTCCCAATATGGTAATCGCCGCGCCCAGCGACGAAAACGAGTGCCGCCAGCTGCTGTACACCTGCTATCAACACCGGGGGCCGAGCGCCGTGCGCTACCCACGCGGACGCGGGCCGGGCGCACAAGTGCACAGCGCGATGAACGCTCTGCCAATGGGCAAAGGGGTCATCAAGCGCGAAGGCACAGGCGCGGCCATTTTATGCTTTGGCACTCTGGGTGCGGTCGCCCGCCAAGTGGCGGATAAGTTGGGGCTTACTCTGTGCGATATGCGTTTTGTTAAACCATTGGATACCAAGCTGATTGAATCCATGCACAAGCGCCATAAGCTGCTTGTGACCTTGGAAGAAAACGCCATTGCCGGTGGCGCCGGCTCGGCGGTAGCCGAGTACCTGAGTGCGGCGGGCATTATCACCCCACTGCTGCAGTTGGGGCTGGCAGACGAGTTTGTCAGCCACGCCAGCCAGGCCGATCAGATGGCAAGCCAGGGATTGGATGCAGAGGGTATCGAAAAGGCTATTGATCGGCGCTTGGGCGAACTTGCAGCGCTGGATCAGAACAAACTCGCCCCCTAG
- a CDS encoding polyprenyl synthetase family protein, translating into MSSFRQYADGLRPRIEQALTKVIPTTANSQLGEAMGYALAGGGKRIRPLLVFASYEALKGHTESAALDSVACAIEAIHAYSLIHDDLPAMDDDDLRRGKPTCHIAYDEALAILAGDALQTLAFELLAHETSISAPVRISLIKSLSTAAGSQGMVLGQAIDLAAVANTLNLQQLEHMHRCKTGALVNASVTMGAQVAEADTQTLKALHTFSTAVGLAFQVQDDILDVTADTKTLGKTQGADAAKNKPTYVSLLGLDAARQHAHRLLDEALTAISPLPGNTAPLQSIAQYVVERER; encoded by the coding sequence ATGAGCAGTTTTCGCCAATACGCCGACGGCCTGCGCCCGCGCATTGAACAGGCCTTGACCAAAGTCATTCCCACCACGGCCAACAGCCAGCTGGGGGAAGCCATGGGTTATGCCCTTGCCGGCGGCGGCAAACGTATTCGCCCACTGCTGGTGTTTGCCAGCTATGAAGCTCTAAAGGGCCATACCGAGTCTGCGGCGCTAGACAGTGTGGCCTGCGCGATTGAGGCGATACACGCCTACAGCCTGATCCACGACGACCTGCCCGCCATGGACGACGACGATCTGCGCCGGGGCAAGCCAACCTGTCATATTGCCTATGACGAAGCACTTGCCATTCTGGCGGGTGACGCACTGCAGACCCTGGCCTTCGAGCTGCTGGCCCATGAGACCTCGATAAGCGCACCGGTGCGGATCAGCTTAATTAAAAGCCTGAGCACCGCTGCGGGCAGCCAAGGGATGGTGCTGGGGCAGGCGATTGACCTAGCGGCGGTGGCTAACACTCTGAACCTGCAACAGCTGGAGCATATGCACCGCTGCAAAACCGGCGCACTGGTTAACGCCAGCGTTACCATGGGCGCCCAGGTGGCCGAGGCAGATACACAAACCCTTAAAGCGCTGCACACTTTTAGTACGGCGGTAGGGCTGGCCTTCCAGGTACAGGACGATATTCTCGACGTCACCGCCGACACCAAAACTCTAGGCAAAACCCAGGGCGCCGACGCGGCCAAAAACAAACCCACCTATGTCTCCCTGCTGGGCCTTGATGCCGCCCGGCAACACGCCCACCGCCTGCTGGATGAAGCGCTAACCGCCATCTCTCCCCTGCCCGGCAATACTGCGCCACTGCAGTCGATTGCCCAATATGTGGTTGAGCGAGAGCGCTAG